A stretch of Synergistaceae bacterium DNA encodes these proteins:
- the prfB gene encoding peptide chain release factor 2, whose amino-acid sequence MGALESQSRRLTDKTSAPDFWSSEGREEVLKELSQVSSRLDAVRAIQSEFGELSAIAEILTENDDSELEREFFRRSADLHMELEQFGLLLLLNDRYDSSNAILMIHSGSGGLDSQDWAAMLMRMYLRYCERTNLRAKVIEASADDDEGIKNATLMIEGTYAYGLLKAERGVHRLVRISPFDSAHRRHTSFASVLVSPEFSDDVDIEIRPEDLKVDTFRASGAGGQYVNRTDSAVRITHIPTGIVVTCQNERSQHMNRQTALHVLKSRLYDMAEQERQAELSSVVGEKKESAWGSQIRSYVLHPYTLVKDHRTNYERGNVQAVLDGDIGDFIMEYLRQKARGNV is encoded by the coding sequence AGTCTCAGTCCCGGAGGCTTACGGACAAGACATCAGCCCCCGATTTTTGGAGCAGTGAAGGCCGAGAGGAAGTCCTCAAAGAATTATCGCAGGTCTCTTCCCGGCTTGACGCAGTGAGGGCTATACAGTCAGAATTTGGCGAGCTGTCAGCAATCGCAGAGATATTGACGGAGAATGACGACTCGGAATTGGAGCGCGAATTTTTCCGGCGGTCTGCGGATTTACACATGGAGCTTGAGCAGTTCGGGCTGCTTCTCCTGCTGAATGACCGCTACGACTCATCAAACGCAATATTGATGATACATTCAGGTTCGGGCGGCCTTGACTCTCAGGACTGGGCGGCAATGCTCATGCGAATGTACCTGCGTTACTGTGAGCGCACGAATCTCCGGGCAAAAGTGATAGAGGCTTCCGCAGATGATGACGAGGGCATAAAGAACGCAACACTCATGATTGAGGGGACTTACGCATACGGCCTTCTGAAGGCTGAAAGGGGAGTACACCGACTTGTGAGGATTTCGCCGTTTGACAGCGCACACAGGAGGCACACGAGTTTCGCGAGCGTTTTAGTATCCCCGGAATTTAGCGATGATGTTGACATTGAGATTCGCCCGGAGGATTTGAAGGTTGACACGTTCCGGGCATCAGGTGCGGGAGGTCAGTACGTCAACAGAACAGACTCAGCCGTCCGAATTACTCACATCCCGACGGGAATTGTTGTTACGTGTCAGAATGAGAGAAGCCAGCACATGAACAGGCAGACCGCGCTTCACGTCCTCAAGAGTCGGCTATACGACATGGCCGAGCAGGAGCGGCAGGCGGAATTGTCTTCAGTTGTGGGCGAGAAGAAAGAGTCGGCATGGGGCAGTCAGATTCGCAGCTACGTTCTTCACCCCTACACGCTGGTGAAAGATCACCGCACAAATTACGAGCGCGGAAACGTTCAGGCGGTTCTTGACGGCGATATAGGGGATTTTATCATGGAATATTTGCGGCAAAAGGCGCGGGGAAATGTTTAG